A window of the Dongshaea marina genome harbors these coding sequences:
- a CDS encoding YfdX family protein: MSIKLSRLASFPILFAIAVLAAPVQGEHPGKYPGNQLSATSAGLNFLTYVDDARYSLFDGDKHAAKSYIDAAMEIINDDSISWHYMSDGQLNGYVVIERTHESVDDFKVKEKKPPYRSEGEQIKETGHEQINDTVLLPLSKVKRLIAKSKGTFERRDYYKTMMLLKEIEGSVISKITKHGNSKDA, encoded by the coding sequence ATGAGCATTAAATTATCCAGGTTGGCATCTTTTCCTATTTTGTTTGCGATAGCAGTTTTGGCAGCGCCGGTTCAGGGGGAGCATCCTGGAAAATATCCGGGTAATCAATTATCCGCTACCTCTGCAGGATTAAATTTCTTAACCTATGTAGATGATGCAAGATACTCTCTTTTTGATGGAGATAAGCATGCTGCTAAGTCCTATATAGATGCGGCGATGGAGATTATCAATGATGATAGTATCAGCTGGCATTATATGAGTGATGGACAACTAAATGGTTATGTTGTGATAGAGAGAACTCATGAGTCCGTGGATGACTTTAAGGTTAAAGAAAAGAAGCCGCCATATAGGAGTGAGGGTGAGCAGATAAAAGAGACCGGCCATGAGCAGATCAATGACACTGTCTTACTTCCTCTGTCAAAGGTGAAGAGGCTGATTGCTAAGTCTAAAGGGACATTTGAGCGTCGGGATTACTATAAAACAATGATGCTGCTTAAGGAGATAGAGGGGAGCGTTATCTCAAAAATTACAAAACACGGGAATAGCAAAGATGCATGA
- a CDS encoding peroxiredoxin family protein, producing the protein MVIFPLVLAAAGFVVTFGSVILYFRTIPRGKVPEKVGGFAFSLILGMLLAFIAIAIALRDQIFGEPLIYILGVLTLFFGGFILWVLSQRKIQMDDLKVRVGEPLLPFTALTSEGDAFDSDSLAGKRVLFKFFRGGWCPYCSAELVSFNRLGEQLKAHGVEVMALSKDTIENASIHKARDELDFTLLCDPELRVIRQYGVEHRKALGQSEGSKTTKSLVGGIPLGMTPFSFQAMAIPTTLLIDEQGVIQWIDQTDDYRLRSNEKRVMDAVKSAFEN; encoded by the coding sequence ATGGTTATCTTTCCTCTGGTATTAGCAGCTGCTGGTTTTGTTGTCACCTTTGGCTCCGTGATCCTTTATTTTCGGACCATTCCCAGGGGGAAGGTTCCTGAAAAGGTAGGTGGCTTTGCTTTTTCACTCATCCTGGGAATGCTTCTGGCATTTATCGCGATAGCGATCGCCTTGCGGGATCAGATCTTTGGTGAGCCGCTTATCTATATCCTGGGTGTGTTAACGCTTTTTTTCGGCGGCTTTATCCTTTGGGTTCTGAGTCAGCGAAAAATTCAGATGGACGATCTCAAGGTCAGGGTGGGTGAGCCTCTATTGCCCTTTACTGCACTAACCTCTGAGGGAGATGCTTTTGACAGTGATTCTCTTGCCGGGAAAAGAGTACTCTTTAAATTTTTCCGTGGGGGCTGGTGTCCCTACTGTTCGGCCGAGTTGGTGAGTTTTAACAGATTAGGGGAGCAGCTTAAAGCCCATGGGGTTGAGGTGATGGCTCTCAGTAAAGACACAATCGAGAATGCCTCAATTCACAAGGCCCGGGATGAGCTGGACTTTACCCTGCTTTGCGATCCTGAGCTCAGGGTGATCAGACAGTATGGTGTTGAGCACCGCAAAGCATTAGGACAGAGTGAGGGCAGCAAGACCACCAAGAGCCTGGTGGGCGGGATCCCGCTGGGGATGACTCCATTTAGTTTTCAGGCGATGGCGATCCCGACAACCTTGCTCATTGATGAGCAGGGGGTGATCCAATGGATCGATCAGACCGATGACTACCGGCTACGCAGCAACGAAAAACGGGTGATGGATGCGGTAAAATCAGCCTTTGAGAACTAA
- a CDS encoding L-lactate MFS transporter — protein sequence MKNRWLLAFCAVGIHISIGSIYAWSQIAVAIKNQPQCNWGLGDITVTFSIAICCLGLAAAFMGRIVESRGPKFTGLLSAILFGIGLIGAGFALRSHNLWALYLTYGVIGGAGIGLGYITPVSTLLKWFPDKRGLAMGLTVMGFGFGAVIEIFVLRSVLPAFGITDIASQLMWLGVIYFVLIFISSRFLAAPPKEWTVPCKAGGKSKSIKPDLENIKAIDALRRPRFYYLWLMLFINVCCGIALISVAKFMGRDVIGLSMGAAAAMVMIMSIFNGVGRFFWASVSDYLSRPWVYSLFFVIQLVCFYTLTKTHNPWVFQLAVFIVLSCYGGGFSLVPAYIGDIFGTRQAGVIHGYILTAWAAAGLVGPILIAYTRQFTGSYYDALYAFMGLLVIAFLISLRMRHSMKKSRASLAGSSSRLTQS from the coding sequence GTGAAAAACAGGTGGCTTTTAGCCTTTTGCGCAGTGGGTATTCATATTTCAATTGGCTCTATCTATGCCTGGAGCCAAATTGCAGTTGCGATAAAAAATCAACCTCAGTGCAACTGGGGATTAGGGGATATAACTGTAACCTTCTCCATTGCGATCTGCTGCCTTGGATTAGCTGCGGCATTCATGGGACGGATCGTTGAGAGCAGGGGACCAAAGTTCACGGGTCTGTTATCTGCAATCTTGTTCGGAATCGGTCTGATAGGTGCCGGGTTTGCACTCAGATCTCATAATCTGTGGGCTCTGTACCTGACCTATGGGGTGATTGGTGGAGCGGGGATCGGTCTGGGATATATCACCCCGGTTTCGACCCTGCTGAAGTGGTTTCCGGACAAGCGCGGGCTGGCAATGGGCCTGACGGTGATGGGTTTTGGATTCGGTGCCGTCATTGAGATTTTTGTATTGCGCAGCGTCCTGCCTGCCTTCGGGATCACCGATATCGCCAGCCAGCTGATGTGGCTTGGGGTCATCTATTTTGTGCTGATCTTTATCTCTTCGCGCTTTTTAGCGGCTCCACCGAAAGAGTGGACTGTGCCATGCAAGGCCGGTGGTAAATCAAAATCGATCAAGCCAGATCTGGAAAATATCAAGGCGATCGATGCGCTCAGACGTCCGCGTTTTTACTACCTGTGGCTGATGCTGTTCATCAATGTTTGTTGTGGGATTGCCTTGATCTCGGTTGCTAAGTTTATGGGGCGGGATGTCATAGGGCTCTCCATGGGGGCCGCCGCCGCCATGGTAATGATCATGAGCATCTTCAACGGGGTAGGGCGTTTCTTCTGGGCATCTGTCTCTGACTATCTGAGCAGACCATGGGTCTATTCACTGTTTTTTGTGATCCAGCTGGTCTGTTTCTATACCCTGACCAAGACCCATAATCCCTGGGTGTTCCAGCTTGCGGTATTTATTGTTCTGTCCTGCTATGGTGGTGGATTCTCGCTGGTTCCGGCCTATATAGGTGATATTTTCGGTACCCGCCAGGCGGGGGTGATTCATGGTTATATCCTGACCGCCTGGGCCGCGGCTGGTCTGGTGGGGCCTATTCTGATCGCCTATACCCGCCAGTTCACCGGAAGCTACTATGATGCACTCTATGCCTTCATGGGGCTGCTGGTTATCGCGTTCCTGATCTCGCTGCGGATGCGCCACAGCATGAAAAAGTCCCGTGCCAGTCTTGCGGGAAGCAGCTCCCGGTTGACCCAAAGCTAG
- a CDS encoding sigma 54-interacting transcriptional regulator has protein sequence MSFSKALLSINDISGLMTFLNDDNLSFIQVDRVNIILKSDLNTFPTLYHLDENKQLQRYEYNADGMPLHSVANDDYTHKIEGEALYLSYPQLINHPAYIDVNSYYKVPLTTANQQLGAIEFINIQQSSEGIQEKKLKLFNNMIATMVEHIIEHELASNAAQQLNNERKNFQVLVDVTNAVISKSTKKDLITSLLKFIYQHFGMRDLSIIQVHEGHYNQHSCSYSGGNIDYHSHFFTNAQSIKQVIENKKPLFLDEDSIRGLSFETNAPFFPSEVKSACVVPMVFRSGTVGYICYMQRQERTFLPDDVVLFGQIAARVALAMHSLKVHEARSKTRAGGKYISIEDSYMEHAIFDDIISQSEAMNQVLDQVTMVADCDSTVLILGESGTGKELIAQAIHKMSRRSGTRMVKMNCAAVPAGLFESELFGHERGAFTGAISKRVGRFEEAHKGTLFLDEIGDMPLELQPKLLRALQENEIERVGKNQQISVDVRIVVATNADLDSMVESKAFRSDLYYRLNVFPILIPPLRERPEDIPLLVKHFTRVISKKMGKNITDITVEAMDVLSRCAWPGNVRQLRNFIERSVILTRGQVLNVPVAELQGQGTRPTRQTAEPIFEVEPAPKPVATDNGFDRDAIIDALRRSNGIISGPRGAATKLGLKRTTLLSRMQKMGIKSQDYLEEADEENFA, from the coding sequence ATGAGTTTTTCAAAAGCACTGCTATCGATTAATGATATCTCTGGTCTGATGACTTTTCTAAATGATGATAACCTCTCTTTTATTCAGGTAGATAGAGTTAACATTATTTTGAAAAGTGATCTCAACACTTTTCCAACCCTCTATCATTTGGATGAAAATAAACAACTACAGCGTTATGAATATAATGCCGATGGAATGCCTCTGCATAGTGTTGCGAATGATGATTACACCCATAAAATAGAGGGTGAGGCTCTCTACCTGAGTTACCCTCAATTAATAAATCATCCTGCTTATATCGATGTGAACAGTTATTATAAGGTTCCATTGACGACCGCAAATCAACAACTCGGCGCCATAGAATTCATCAATATTCAACAGAGTAGTGAGGGGATTCAGGAGAAAAAACTTAAGCTATTCAATAACATGATAGCAACCATGGTGGAGCATATCATTGAGCATGAGCTGGCTTCAAATGCAGCCCAGCAATTGAATAATGAGCGTAAGAATTTTCAGGTGTTGGTTGATGTTACTAATGCAGTGATCAGTAAAAGTACCAAGAAAGATCTGATTACATCTTTGTTGAAATTTATCTATCAGCACTTTGGGATGAGAGACCTGTCCATCATTCAGGTTCATGAAGGACATTATAATCAGCACTCCTGTAGTTATAGCGGTGGTAATATCGATTATCACAGTCACTTTTTTACCAATGCTCAATCGATCAAGCAGGTGATTGAAAATAAAAAGCCGCTGTTTTTGGATGAAGACTCAATTCGTGGGTTAAGCTTTGAAACCAACGCTCCCTTCTTTCCTTCTGAGGTAAAGAGTGCCTGTGTTGTGCCTATGGTTTTTCGTAGTGGAACCGTCGGCTATATCTGTTATATGCAGCGCCAGGAGCGCACATTTTTGCCCGATGATGTGGTGCTGTTCGGCCAGATTGCTGCCAGGGTCGCGCTGGCGATGCATAGCCTCAAGGTGCATGAAGCCAGATCTAAAACCAGAGCGGGTGGTAAGTATATCAGTATTGAAGATAGCTATATGGAGCATGCTATTTTTGATGACATCATCAGCCAGAGTGAGGCGATGAACCAGGTTCTGGATCAGGTGACTATGGTCGCTGACTGTGACAGCACAGTGCTGATCCTCGGTGAGTCGGGTACGGGTAAGGAGCTGATTGCCCAGGCGATTCACAAGATGAGTCGGCGCAGTGGTACCCGGATGGTCAAGATGAACTGTGCAGCGGTTCCAGCGGGACTCTTTGAAAGTGAGCTGTTTGGCCATGAGCGCGGTGCTTTTACCGGAGCGATCAGTAAGCGGGTGGGGCGCTTTGAAGAGGCCCATAAGGGGACTTTGTTTCTCGATGAGATTGGCGATATGCCCCTTGAGCTGCAGCCTAAGCTGCTCAGGGCTTTGCAGGAAAATGAGATTGAGCGGGTGGGTAAGAATCAGCAGATCTCGGTTGATGTACGGATCGTGGTGGCAACCAATGCTGATTTGGACTCTATGGTTGAGTCCAAAGCTTTTCGCAGCGATCTCTATTACCGCTTAAATGTGTTCCCTATCCTGATCCCCCCCCTGCGGGAGCGCCCCGAGGATATCCCTCTGCTGGTGAAGCATTTTACCCGGGTGATCTCCAAAAAGATGGGGAAGAATATTACCGATATCACGGTTGAGGCGATGGATGTGCTGAGCCGCTGTGCCTGGCCGGGGAATGTCCGTCAGCTGCGTAACTTCATCGAGCGTTCAGTGATCCTGACCCGGGGTCAGGTGCTCAATGTTCCTGTCGCTGAACTTCAGGGCCAGGGGACGCGGCCAACCCGCCAGACGGCTGAGCCGATATTTGAGGTCGAGCCTGCTCCCAAGCCGGTGGCGACCGATAACGGCTTTGATCGTGACGCTATTATCGATGCGCTGCGCCGCAGTAACGGGATCATCTCGGGACCGCGGGGCGCCGCAACCAAGCTCGGGCTCAAGCGTACCACTCTTTTATCCCGGATGCAGAAGATGGGGATCAAGAGCCAGGACTACCTTGAGGAGGCCGACGAAGAGAACTTCGCCTGA
- the mobA gene encoding molybdenum cofactor guanylyltransferase, which yields MFPEAVTRIDGVILAGGKSSRMGQDKASLLLDGRSLLQQLHEQLQSHCERLYVSGDYAGFDSIPDRMTEQGPLGGIASVLEQLEDDRWLLFWPVDVPFEGAVVKMFTRYLGQQISWDLLRLNRSPLPLMVHNCERVREALRLYLESGQRRVRGWAEQLSCHTLVLPQELENINTPDDWQRYRMKQRS from the coding sequence TTGTTCCCTGAGGCAGTCACCCGGATCGATGGGGTTATCCTGGCCGGAGGAAAATCCAGCCGGATGGGCCAGGACAAGGCCAGTCTGCTGCTGGATGGCAGGAGCCTGTTGCAGCAGCTTCATGAACAGCTGCAAAGCCATTGTGAGCGGCTGTATGTCAGTGGTGATTATGCGGGGTTTGATTCGATCCCGGATCGCATGACAGAGCAGGGGCCACTGGGTGGGATTGCGAGCGTGCTGGAGCAGCTTGAAGATGACCGTTGGTTACTATTCTGGCCGGTGGACGTCCCGTTTGAGGGCGCAGTTGTAAAGATGTTTACCCGTTACCTCGGGCAGCAAATTTCTTGGGATCTGCTACGGCTGAATCGCTCTCCCTTACCCTTGATGGTGCATAACTGTGAGCGGGTGCGGGAGGCTCTGAGGCTTTATCTTGAGTCGGGACAACGTCGGGTGAGGGGCTGGGCCGAGCAACTGAGCTGCCATACCCTGGTGCTGCCGCAGGAGCTGGAGAATATTAATACTCCGGATGACTGGCAACGCTACCGGATGAAACAAAGGAGTTAA
- a CDS encoding molybdopterin molybdotransferase MoeA encodes MISFNEAKSLLLQQVNSLGSETVPLALSHGRVLARDVCSAIALPPFTSSAMDGYACACDGPAPVELRCIGTIAAGDPLPEQPLGQGECWEIMTGAAVPTDCDRVVPVENTDAQGDMIRIHELSKQFSNIRNQGEELPRGAVLLKAGRCLSATDIGLLAGAGLHQVEVTRKVKVVLLTTGSELLCDLEQPLAPGQIYNSNSFYLQACLRELGCELLMADSIQDEPVAAREILDRALAMEPDLLLTTGAVSAGRFDFVPALLKELQAEVLFHKVAVRPGKPILVAKAPRGSWVVSLPGNPVAAMTGLRFIGGTLLRSLMGLPEEKAVRVPLLNRADSKEGMVSFKKARLEINDQGQARVVILPGQSPAQLSPLREANGWAMVEADDAKLQAGQLVSFYPRVWSDCQGESRFVP; translated from the coding sequence GTGATCTCTTTTAATGAGGCGAAAAGCCTTTTGTTACAGCAGGTGAATTCTCTCGGCTCTGAGACCGTGCCGCTGGCGCTTTCCCATGGCCGGGTACTGGCGCGAGATGTGTGTTCTGCCATTGCCCTGCCGCCTTTTACCAGTAGTGCCATGGATGGATATGCCTGTGCGTGTGATGGACCGGCTCCCGTTGAGTTGCGCTGTATCGGTACCATAGCAGCCGGTGATCCTCTTCCTGAGCAACCCCTGGGGCAGGGAGAGTGCTGGGAGATCATGACGGGCGCTGCGGTGCCAACCGATTGTGACAGAGTTGTTCCGGTTGAAAATACCGATGCCCAGGGAGACATGATCAGGATCCATGAGCTCTCAAAGCAGTTTTCCAATATTCGTAACCAGGGTGAGGAGCTTCCCAGGGGAGCTGTGCTACTCAAGGCGGGCCGTTGCCTGAGCGCGACCGATATTGGTCTTTTGGCCGGAGCCGGGCTGCACCAGGTAGAGGTAACGCGCAAGGTCAAGGTGGTGCTATTAACCACAGGAAGTGAGCTCCTGTGTGACCTTGAGCAGCCATTGGCTCCGGGACAGATCTATAACTCAAACTCTTTTTATCTTCAGGCCTGTCTCAGGGAGCTTGGGTGTGAACTGTTGATGGCGGATTCGATCCAGGATGAACCTGTCGCGGCGCGGGAGATTTTAGACAGAGCCCTGGCGATGGAGCCTGATCTGTTACTGACCACGGGAGCTGTCTCGGCGGGACGCTTTGACTTTGTTCCGGCACTTCTCAAAGAGTTGCAGGCCGAAGTGCTGTTCCACAAGGTGGCGGTTCGTCCCGGTAAGCCGATTTTGGTGGCCAAGGCTCCGAGAGGAAGCTGGGTCGTCAGCCTGCCGGGTAACCCGGTGGCAGCCATGACCGGACTTCGTTTTATCGGAGGCACCCTGCTCCGATCCCTGATGGGTCTGCCGGAAGAGAAAGCGGTGCGGGTTCCTCTGCTCAATCGCGCAGATAGCAAAGAGGGCATGGTCAGCTTTAAGAAGGCTCGTCTTGAGATCAATGATCAGGGACAGGCACGAGTGGTTATTCTGCCGGGGCAGTCCCCGGCACAGTTGAGCCCGCTGCGTGAGGCCAATGGCTGGGCGATGGTGGAAGCCGATGATGCCAAGCTACAGGCGGGGCAACTGGTTTCTTTTTATCCCAGGGTGTGGAGCGATTGCCAGGGAGAGAGTCGTTTTGTTCCCTGA
- a CDS encoding acetolactate decarboxylase, with amino-acid sequence MKKTLGLLISLLMLSGVSFVSWAGTGIEYQYGTISELLAGNYSQKVDVKQVIKDGNSIGVGAGVGLGEVIVLNKKAYLADPEGRVKQLGASDGLSYLTAAAFNADPSLRIQINQPMQLSKLQAVILDKVKNNQQGYAIKISGEFSRLLARSEKFTTAHGVPLVQWMKNNENRYTLTDIRGTLISFYSPPYVKGFGVPGFHSHFISSDHKVAGHVLSGSVKRVVIEVEPLLGFNLRPGNTFNRDKEVSLAGLHKLENAH; translated from the coding sequence ATGAAAAAAACACTGGGGTTATTGATCTCATTATTAATGCTATCTGGCGTCAGCTTTGTTAGTTGGGCCGGGACTGGCATTGAGTATCAGTATGGGACCATCTCTGAGTTACTGGCTGGAAACTATAGCCAGAAAGTTGATGTGAAACAGGTGATTAAAGATGGAAACTCGATTGGTGTTGGAGCCGGGGTTGGTCTTGGTGAGGTGATTGTTCTCAACAAAAAGGCTTATCTTGCCGATCCAGAGGGCAGGGTGAAGCAGCTTGGTGCAAGTGATGGACTATCTTACCTGACGGCAGCAGCTTTCAATGCCGATCCTTCACTCAGGATCCAGATTAATCAGCCGATGCAACTAAGCAAACTACAGGCTGTTATTTTAGATAAGGTAAAAAATAATCAGCAGGGCTATGCGATTAAGATCTCGGGTGAATTTAGCAGGCTGCTTGCGCGTAGTGAAAAGTTTACCACAGCTCATGGTGTCCCTCTGGTACAGTGGATGAAGAACAATGAAAATCGCTACACCCTGACCGATATTCGTGGAACCCTGATCTCTTTTTATTCACCGCCCTATGTCAAAGGATTTGGGGTGCCCGGGTTCCATAGTCACTTTATCAGCAGCGATCATAAGGTCGCTGGGCATGTTTTGAGTGGTTCGGTGAAGCGGGTGGTTATCGAGGTTGAGCCTTTGTTGGGTTTTAATCTCAGGCCCGGCAACACTTTCAACCGGGATAAGGAGGTGTCGCTGGCGGGGTTACATAAGCTCGAAAATGCCCATTAG
- the fdhF gene encoding formate dehydrogenase subunit alpha: MKKITTVCPYCGTGCKMKLVVNDRNKIVRAEAADGVTNEGELCLKGYYGWDFLNDTKLLTPRLTQPMIRRQKGGKFEAVSWDEAIGYCASRLKAIKEKHGASAIMHTGSSRGTGNESNYVMQKFARAVIGTNNIDCCARVCHGPSMLGLSETLGHGTMSNSIRDLEHSKCLLIFGYNYADSHPVIANRILDAREQGSKVIVCDPRRIESARIADQHLQLKNGSNMALVNAFGHVLIEEELYDKEYVASFTEGFDSYRKQVAKYTPEYVESITGLGAEDIRQAMRTYAAAPSATILWGMGVTQFTQAVDVVKGLAALALLTGNLGRPHVGVAPVRGQNNVQGACDMGSLPELFPGYQKVTDDEARRKFAKAWGVDFAKMDAKPGFGITDVPKRALSGDLRAYYIMGEDPLQSEADLSLVRQGFDALEFMIVQDIFMTKTAEIADVILPATSWGEHGGVFTCADRGFQRFMKAVEPRGNIKRDWKIICELATAMGYPMDYPDEQAIWDEMRELCPEFYGATYEKIGEMGHLAWPCRTLDAPGTDFQYAGNRFATPSGKGQLVAADWHPPAETPDSDYPLILSTVREVGHYSCRSMTGNCNALQILADEPGFVQIHPQDAKALGIKEQQLVWVCSRRGKVITRANLNDRLAPGAVYMTYQWWVGACNELTQKKLDPMAKAPETKYCAVRVEGIADQKWAEEHVQQEYHAMKSRLSSHVEGVETIHG, translated from the coding sequence ATGAAGAAGATAACAACTGTCTGCCCCTATTGTGGAACAGGGTGCAAGATGAAGCTGGTGGTGAATGATCGCAATAAGATTGTTCGTGCCGAGGCTGCAGATGGTGTTACCAATGAGGGGGAGCTCTGCCTCAAGGGCTATTATGGCTGGGATTTCTTGAATGATACCAAGCTTTTGACGCCTCGACTGACTCAGCCGATGATCCGCCGTCAAAAGGGTGGAAAGTTTGAAGCCGTTTCCTGGGATGAGGCGATCGGATACTGCGCATCCCGGCTTAAAGCGATCAAAGAAAAGCATGGGGCGAGCGCCATCATGCATACCGGCTCCTCCAGAGGCACCGGCAATGAAAGTAATTATGTGATGCAAAAATTTGCCCGGGCGGTAATCGGAACCAATAACATAGATTGCTGTGCCCGGGTTTGCCATGGACCCTCCATGCTGGGGTTAAGTGAGACCCTGGGGCATGGGACTATGAGTAATTCCATCCGAGATCTTGAGCACTCTAAATGCCTGCTGATTTTTGGCTATAACTACGCGGACTCACACCCGGTGATTGCAAACCGTATCCTGGATGCCAGGGAGCAGGGGAGCAAGGTGATCGTCTGTGATCCGCGCAGGATTGAGTCGGCGCGGATCGCCGATCAGCATCTGCAGCTCAAAAATGGCTCCAACATGGCTTTGGTGAACGCCTTTGGCCATGTGCTGATTGAAGAGGAACTCTACGACAAGGAGTATGTGGCGAGCTTCACCGAAGGCTTTGATAGCTACCGAAAGCAGGTGGCCAAGTATACCCCTGAATATGTGGAGTCGATTACCGGACTTGGGGCGGAGGATATTCGCCAGGCGATGCGCACTTATGCGGCGGCACCTTCGGCCACTATCTTGTGGGGAATGGGGGTCACCCAGTTTACCCAGGCGGTCGATGTGGTGAAGGGACTAGCGGCTCTGGCTCTGTTGACCGGGAATCTGGGGCGTCCCCATGTCGGGGTGGCTCCGGTGCGCGGGCAGAATAATGTACAGGGAGCCTGTGATATGGGCTCCTTGCCTGAGCTTTTCCCGGGTTATCAAAAAGTCACAGATGATGAGGCCCGGCGTAAATTTGCCAAAGCCTGGGGCGTCGACTTTGCGAAGATGGATGCGAAGCCGGGCTTTGGTATCACGGATGTGCCGAAGCGGGCACTCAGTGGGGATCTCAGGGCTTACTACATCATGGGAGAGGATCCTCTGCAAAGCGAGGCCGATCTCAGCCTGGTCCGTCAGGGGTTTGATGCCCTTGAGTTTATGATTGTCCAGGATATCTTCATGACCAAGACAGCTGAGATAGCCGATGTGATCCTGCCTGCGACCTCCTGGGGAGAGCATGGCGGGGTCTTTACCTGTGCCGATCGTGGTTTTCAGCGTTTCATGAAGGCGGTTGAGCCCAGGGGTAATATCAAGCGGGACTGGAAGATCATCTGTGAGCTGGCAACGGCGATGGGTTATCCGATGGATTATCCGGATGAGCAGGCGATCTGGGATGAGATGCGTGAGTTGTGCCCTGAGTTTTATGGGGCAACCTATGAGAAGATCGGAGAGATGGGACACCTGGCCTGGCCATGCCGTACTCTGGATGCTCCCGGGACCGACTTTCAGTATGCAGGGAACCGGTTTGCCACCCCTTCGGGTAAAGGGCAGCTGGTTGCTGCCGATTGGCATCCGCCGGCAGAGACGCCGGATAGTGATTACCCCCTGATCTTGTCGACCGTCCGTGAGGTGGGGCACTACTCCTGCCGCTCGATGACAGGGAACTGCAATGCCTTACAAATCCTTGCCGATGAGCCGGGTTTTGTACAGATCCACCCTCAAGATGCCAAGGCACTAGGGATCAAGGAGCAGCAGTTAGTGTGGGTTTGCTCTCGTCGTGGTAAAGTAATCACCCGCGCAAACCTGAATGATCGATTGGCACCGGGCGCCGTTTATATGACCTATCAGTGGTGGGTTGGGGCCTGTAATGAATTGACCCAGAAAAAGCTGGATCCGATGGCCAAGGCGCCTGAAACCAAATACTGTGCGGTCAGGGTTGAGGGGATCGCCGATCAGAAGTGGGCTGAGGAGCATGTGCAGCAGGAGTATCATGCCATGAAGTCACGGCTGAGCTCCCATGTCGAAGGCGTTGAAACTATTCACGGATAG
- a CDS encoding helix-turn-helix domain-containing protein, which yields MLYTDAIKQQMRQKNLTLEQLAKDSHCDPARLRGYLTHNRLPPYPELQRIMSVLEHSS from the coding sequence ATGCTATACACAGATGCCATCAAACAGCAGATGCGGCAAAAAAATCTGACCCTGGAGCAGCTTGCGAAAGATAGTCACTGTGACCCGGCTCGACTCAGGGGATATCTGACCCACAACCGCCTGCCGCCCTATCCGGAACTCCAAAGAATCATGTCGGTTCTTGAGCACTCATCCTGA
- a CDS encoding 4Fe-4S dicluster domain-containing protein has product MSRFIVTDPNRCIACRTCEVACVVAHTEGEDISILSPEYFAPRIHVIQTEEISTAITCRQCEDAPCARVCPNQAIKRINGVVQVQQELCIGTKTCEVACPYGVIEVRPVPVIKEVDGQNTVVGSRIEALMCDLCVDRSDGPACLKACPTKAIHCMDQQQLQEFIRKRKQASQ; this is encoded by the coding sequence ATGAGTCGATTTATCGTCACAGACCCAAACCGCTGTATCGCTTGCCGCACCTGTGAGGTTGCCTGTGTGGTCGCTCATACCGAAGGTGAAGATATCTCGATTCTGAGCCCGGAGTATTTTGCTCCGCGTATCCATGTGATCCAGACCGAGGAGATCAGTACCGCGATCACTTGCCGGCAATGTGAGGATGCTCCTTGTGCCAGGGTCTGCCCTAACCAGGCGATCAAGCGAATCAACGGGGTGGTCCAGGTGCAGCAGGAGCTGTGTATTGGTACCAAGACCTGTGAGGTCGCCTGTCCTTATGGGGTGATTGAGGTAAGACCTGTGCCGGTGATTAAAGAGGTCGACGGACAAAATACAGTGGTTGGAAGCCGAATAGAGGCACTGATGTGCGATCTGTGTGTTGATCGAAGCGATGGTCCGGCCTGCCTCAAGGCGTGTCCGACCAAGGCGATCCATTGCATGGATCAGCAGCAGCTGCAGGAGTTTATTCGAAAGCGCAAACAGGCGAGTCAGTAG